A genomic window from Exiguobacterium acetylicum DSM 20416 includes:
- a CDS encoding DUF916 and DUF3324 domain-containing protein, with amino-acid sequence MKRWGASCLAILLYGLLFCVIPSTSFAEDRVNFSIEAVPNAYQVDSGVSYFDLRMTAKQKTNIQVRIFNHGPDDHTFLTSIRNATTNDNGLIVYDQKKPVPLAPTSLTDLIQPNATSTFIKGGESKVVSLPLEIVNDLDGTLLAGVRVEKKPEKETAEKNTIGIQNRHSYIIGLKVRSSIKDLAPEITYEGVEAKSSFSRPTVFVKLANQAPTISQPMKFEAVVTQGKKVVVRKATEVRFAPSIYMRTPIETTGILEPGTYQINIRVEGKEKTWKWKDSFKITKRQADQMKEQMPEREIEENSNSFVGEWSKELMIASTLIIFLLIGYIYRLKKQQRQT; translated from the coding sequence ATGAAACGATGGGGAGCCAGTTGTCTTGCTATACTACTTTATGGATTGTTATTCTGCGTCATACCTTCGACTAGTTTTGCAGAAGATCGCGTCAATTTTTCGATTGAAGCCGTTCCGAATGCCTACCAAGTGGATTCTGGTGTCTCGTACTTTGATTTACGTATGACGGCAAAACAAAAGACGAACATTCAAGTTCGGATTTTCAATCACGGACCTGATGATCATACGTTTTTGACATCAATCCGGAATGCAACGACGAACGATAATGGTTTGATCGTTTACGATCAAAAGAAACCGGTCCCGTTAGCTCCGACTTCGTTGACGGATCTCATTCAACCGAACGCGACATCGACGTTCATCAAGGGCGGCGAATCGAAAGTCGTTTCTTTACCACTTGAGATCGTGAACGATTTAGACGGTACCTTGTTAGCTGGTGTTCGGGTCGAGAAGAAACCAGAAAAAGAAACAGCTGAAAAAAATACAATCGGTATTCAAAATCGTCACTCTTACATCATCGGTTTGAAAGTCCGATCTTCGATTAAAGATCTGGCGCCCGAGATTACGTACGAAGGGGTAGAGGCAAAGTCGTCTTTTTCTAGACCGACTGTCTTTGTTAAGCTAGCCAATCAGGCACCGACGATCAGTCAGCCTATGAAGTTCGAAGCCGTCGTCACGCAAGGCAAAAAAGTCGTCGTTCGGAAAGCGACGGAAGTTCGATTTGCTCCGTCGATTTATATGAGAACACCGATTGAAACGACAGGAATCTTAGAACCAGGTACGTATCAAATTAATATCCGTGTTGAAGGAAAAGAAAAGACGTGGAAGTGGAAAGACAGCTTTAAAATCACGAAGCGCCAAGCAGACCAGATGAAAGAACAGATGCCTGAGCGAGAGATTGAGGAAAATTCCAACTCCTTCGTCGGTGAATGGTCGAAGGAACTCATGATTGCCTCGACGTTGATTATCTTTTTGCTGATTGGTTACATCTATCGCTTGAAAAAACAACAACGCCAGACATGA
- a CDS encoding WxL domain-containing protein, translating to MKKRFAVSTVLMSTALVLGTTTAWAATSTGESTAKITFTSNEAPVIVDPDDRDPNNPYEPDKNGGNTPTGNTGALTLDYAPNFDFGSNELLSNKAEFKATDQKPFLQVTDRRVNRTEWEVTVKLGDFIDGGGTPSLIGSTLSIDAGTVQTLVNVSGFAAPTTGDITLTPGNAGDAQTILTSPEGTFSTWQIYWKGNGTDNDYIKLNVPINSQVQGTHTATLDWTLTDVVN from the coding sequence ATGAAGAAACGTTTCGCTGTTTCGACGGTATTGATGAGTACGGCTTTGGTTTTAGGAACAACCACTGCATGGGCGGCGACTTCTACTGGCGAGTCGACGGCAAAAATTACGTTCACGTCGAATGAAGCACCGGTCATCGTGGATCCAGATGATCGGGATCCGAACAATCCATATGAACCAGACAAAAACGGCGGAAATACCCCTACAGGAAATACTGGAGCATTGACACTCGACTATGCACCTAACTTTGATTTTGGATCAAACGAATTGCTTTCCAATAAAGCTGAGTTTAAGGCGACCGATCAAAAACCATTTCTCCAAGTAACGGATCGACGGGTTAATCGGACAGAATGGGAAGTAACCGTGAAGTTGGGAGACTTTATAGATGGAGGTGGAACACCCTCGTTAATAGGTTCGACGTTATCCATTGATGCCGGTACTGTTCAAACATTAGTGAATGTATCAGGATTCGCGGCACCTACGACAGGAGATATAACATTGACACCAGGAAATGCAGGAGATGCGCAAACGATATTAACATCCCCAGAAGGAACGTTCTCAACTTGGCAAATTTACTGGAAGGGTAACGGAACCGATAACGATTACATCAAACTCAATGTACCAATCAATTCTCAAGTGCAAGGCACACACACCGCAACACTCGACTGGACGCTTACGGATGTCGTGAATTGA
- a CDS encoding zinc-binding dehydrogenase produces MRAFVVDRYGKDASLTEKDVTPEKAGKHELRVQIEGSSINPLDTKMFFGHVAAASTTGILQGDVTGKVIEIGEGVTSFSIGDRIVAFGGGLGTRAGALAEEMLVPEQMAVLRPEGVSAEVAGCLPVIGLTAMEILKERIAITPGIRVYVAGGTGGVGHLTVQLARHYGCDVTASASSDEKAAWLEAKGIRVHRYKEESAEALLNRLDLDGFDVIIDTVGGDHLQESFILAKERGRIISIATRTTQDLTMMHSKALSLEAVFVALPLLKGKVEEMKQQQRHLSELVHLVEEGVIEIRIEEQIPYERDALNDLYQRFDQTSHFGKVSVYPTHKK; encoded by the coding sequence ATGAGAGCATTCGTAGTCGATCGGTATGGAAAAGACGCATCACTTACAGAAAAAGACGTCACACCTGAAAAAGCGGGGAAACACGAATTACGGGTTCAAATCGAGGGGTCGAGCATCAATCCACTTGATACGAAGATGTTCTTCGGACATGTGGCGGCGGCTTCGACGACTGGAATCCTCCAGGGCGATGTAACGGGGAAAGTCATTGAGATCGGCGAGGGTGTGACGTCTTTTTCTATCGGCGATCGCATCGTCGCATTCGGTGGCGGACTTGGTACACGTGCCGGTGCGCTAGCGGAAGAAATGCTTGTACCTGAACAGATGGCAGTCTTACGACCGGAAGGGGTCTCGGCTGAGGTTGCTGGTTGTTTACCGGTGATTGGGTTGACGGCGATGGAAATTTTAAAAGAGCGGATCGCGATTACCCCAGGCATCCGTGTTTATGTAGCAGGTGGAACGGGTGGAGTAGGACATCTTACCGTACAACTTGCTCGTCATTATGGATGTGACGTCACAGCGAGCGCCTCTTCTGACGAGAAGGCAGCTTGGCTAGAAGCAAAAGGGATCCGCGTTCATCGGTACAAGGAAGAATCGGCTGAAGCGTTGCTAAACCGACTGGATCTGGACGGATTCGACGTCATCATTGATACAGTCGGCGGTGACCATTTACAAGAATCGTTCATACTCGCAAAAGAGCGGGGACGCATCATTTCGATCGCGACACGGACGACACAAGATTTAACGATGATGCATAGTAAAGCCTTGTCCCTTGAAGCTGTGTTCGTCGCGCTTCCGTTACTGAAAGGAAAAGTAGAGGAGATGAAACAACAGCAACGTCACTTATCAGAACTTGTTCATTTAGTGGAAGAGGGTGTCATCGAGATTCGGATTGAAGAGCAGATTCCTTATGAACGCGATGCGTTAAACGATCTCTATCAACGATTTGATCAAACATCACATTTTGGTAAAGTAAGTGTCTATCCAACTCATAAAAAATGA
- a CDS encoding DUF3427 domain-containing protein, whose product MSYYETLRSSTETNSQSDTTSVSVPAHDYTTELLTHLNQVLYQSLDHLQKQDKPDQMVETVNEWLLHLNQPPIDSPLHRELTTSTTHALPTQYKNSLRAWELIAPGQLEQEQLLHHINQELWTASAADWMVSFTRHSGIQTLVPALKEAEAQNKPIRILTSFYMNITEAKAIRQLMEFSNIEVKIYEPIKKNHAFHPKAYLFSRPDQLDSAIVGSSNLSKSALTHGMEWNIRIPSTPVTTLVTQAKNLFEQLWNSHEATICTEELLVQYEQYQQETPPIRSFSIRDTVAEPAVDYTVIEPNLMQIPALEELNRLRERKEKKAMVIAATGTGKTYLAAFDVRQAQAKKVLFVAHRGKLLSQAENTFRQVFSNESYTFGRYSGSQQIQDAQFTFATVQTLSKEVHLKQFLQDTFDYIIIDEFHHASSASYQNILNYFTPQFLLGVTATPERMDGQNIFQLVDYNVAYEVRLYDALAQDLLSPFHYFGIQDDESIDYSLIPQQNGFYVEQDLVVALERSTRTDYIVEMIRKFGFSGNQAVGLGFCVNINHAEFMEQEFKRHQIEAMAVTSKQSEDEREEAIRRLEDDQDPLQYIFTVDLFNEGVDIPKVNLMLFLRPTESPTIFIQQLGRGLRKHSSKEFVTILDFIGNSQKAFVAPLVLSGQQSFHSIDRYKIATAVKQHFPILPEGSLAILDSITERFIIEQMKKIEFSASKQLRESYQRLTRMIGNPPSLNDLVTHKEAPAVESIVQQWRSTLRLKQLEKHATDEELRLLLDDTTRKIVEQLEGLFPIREPFSLLILKHLLHHPSASVQDIEQEVFKEFALSPNHSFSKRPIIHHLFKRWSTAFKNDRIQLLDAVSEERYRFSNTVVQALQQLTELRSYMMHFIQAGLLAFHQLPDRINWLIEDQAFLLHQTYNRSVIQRLLCSPSQEGSWREGVAQAGDDYILFVNLHKDEAIDEQLKYNDYFLDQYRFHWQSQSNATATGKAGTLYQNHESEGIRIHLFMRKADKEQGRALPFTYFGQLKHLQSTGSKPISVTWSLHSPLSIELFKEWQTLS is encoded by the coding sequence ATGTCTTATTATGAAACACTACGTTCTTCAACTGAAACTAACTCACAATCTGATACAACAAGTGTCTCTGTACCAGCACATGACTACACAACAGAATTACTTACACACCTTAATCAAGTACTATATCAATCTTTAGACCATTTACAAAAACAAGATAAACCTGATCAAATGGTTGAAACGGTCAATGAATGGCTCCTTCATTTAAATCAACCTCCGATCGACTCGCCGCTTCATCGTGAACTCACTACTAGCACAACTCATGCTTTACCTACACAATATAAAAATTCTTTGCGTGCTTGGGAACTCATTGCTCCTGGCCAACTTGAACAAGAACAGTTATTGCATCACATCAATCAAGAATTGTGGACAGCATCTGCTGCTGATTGGATGGTAAGTTTTACACGACATTCTGGAATCCAAACGCTTGTCCCAGCTTTAAAAGAAGCAGAAGCTCAAAACAAACCAATTCGTATTTTGACTTCATTCTATATGAATATTACAGAAGCGAAGGCTATCCGACAGTTGATGGAATTCAGCAATATCGAAGTAAAAATTTATGAACCGATTAAAAAAAATCATGCGTTTCATCCGAAAGCCTATTTATTTTCACGTCCTGATCAGTTGGATAGTGCTATTGTTGGATCTTCTAATTTATCAAAATCAGCTTTAACGCACGGCATGGAATGGAATATTCGCATACCTTCTACACCCGTCACAACATTAGTCACTCAAGCGAAAAACTTGTTTGAACAGCTTTGGAACAGCCACGAAGCGACTATATGTACAGAAGAATTATTAGTTCAATACGAACAGTACCAACAAGAAACACCACCTATAAGATCATTTTCTATCCGCGATACAGTTGCCGAACCCGCTGTCGATTACACCGTTATTGAACCAAACCTCATGCAGATTCCAGCTTTAGAAGAACTGAATCGTTTGCGCGAGCGAAAAGAAAAAAAAGCAATGGTCATTGCGGCAACAGGAACGGGGAAAACGTACTTAGCAGCATTTGATGTCCGTCAAGCTCAGGCTAAAAAAGTATTATTTGTTGCACATCGTGGAAAGTTACTATCACAAGCTGAGAATACATTTAGGCAAGTTTTTTCAAATGAAAGTTATACATTTGGTAGATATTCAGGATCACAACAAATTCAAGATGCACAATTTACCTTTGCTACCGTTCAAACACTTTCAAAAGAGGTTCATCTCAAACAATTTTTACAGGATACGTTTGACTACATCATTATTGATGAATTCCATCACGCTTCATCTGCTTCTTACCAAAACATTCTTAACTATTTTACACCTCAATTTTTGCTTGGCGTAACGGCAACGCCAGAACGAATGGATGGTCAAAATATCTTCCAGCTTGTTGACTATAATGTCGCTTACGAAGTTCGTCTGTATGATGCCTTAGCACAAGATTTACTTTCACCATTCCATTATTTTGGGATTCAAGATGATGAATCGATTGATTATTCTCTTATTCCTCAGCAAAACGGCTTTTATGTAGAACAAGATCTTGTTGTTGCACTCGAACGATCAACACGAACAGATTATATTGTTGAAATGATTCGTAAATTTGGGTTTAGTGGTAATCAGGCTGTTGGATTAGGATTCTGCGTCAATATCAATCATGCAGAGTTTATGGAGCAAGAATTTAAACGACATCAGATTGAAGCAATGGCCGTTACAAGTAAACAGTCCGAAGATGAACGCGAAGAGGCCATTCGCCGACTAGAGGACGATCAAGATCCACTGCAATATATTTTTACAGTTGACTTGTTTAACGAAGGAGTCGATATTCCAAAAGTCAATCTAATGCTATTTTTACGTCCAACGGAGTCTCCTACAATTTTTATTCAACAATTGGGGAGAGGCTTACGTAAACATAGCTCAAAAGAATTTGTTACGATTTTAGATTTTATCGGAAATAGTCAAAAGGCTTTTGTTGCACCGCTTGTGTTGTCTGGTCAACAATCGTTTCATTCTATTGATCGTTATAAAATTGCTACTGCTGTAAAACAGCATTTTCCGATTTTACCGGAAGGTTCTTTAGCCATTCTAGATTCAATTACAGAAAGATTTATTATTGAACAAATGAAAAAAATAGAGTTTTCAGCTAGCAAACAGCTCCGTGAAAGTTATCAAAGGCTGACACGCATGATCGGAAATCCTCCGAGTTTAAATGATTTAGTTACACATAAAGAGGCGCCAGCTGTTGAAAGTATTGTTCAGCAATGGAGAAGTACATTACGTCTTAAACAACTTGAAAAACATGCTACCGATGAAGAACTACGTTTATTGCTCGATGACACTACACGCAAAATTGTTGAACAGCTCGAAGGACTATTTCCAATTCGTGAGCCCTTCAGCTTACTAATTTTAAAACATTTACTGCATCACCCCTCTGCTTCAGTACAAGATATTGAACAAGAAGTTTTCAAAGAATTCGCCTTATCACCGAATCACTCTTTTTCAAAGCGACCAATTATTCATCATCTTTTTAAACGCTGGTCTACTGCGTTTAAAAATGATCGTATTCAATTGCTAGATGCTGTATCAGAAGAACGCTATCGCTTTTCAAATACAGTCGTTCAAGCACTTCAACAATTAACTGAATTACGTTCATATATGATGCATTTTATCCAAGCAGGTCTACTTGCATTTCACCAACTACCAGATCGAATTAATTGGTTGATCGAAGATCAGGCGTTTCTATTACATCAAACATACAATCGTTCTGTTATCCAACGTCTCCTATGTTCACCAAGTCAGGAAGGTTCTTGGCGTGAAGGCGTAGCTCAAGCTGGTGACGACTACATTTTATTCGTGAATTTACACAAAGATGAAGCCATTGATGAGCAACTAAAATATAACGATTATTTCTTAGATCAATATCGTTTCCACTGGCAGTCTCAAAGCAATGCAACCGCTACAGGTAAAGCGGGTACTTTATATCAAAACCATGAGAGCGAAGGAATTCGTATTCATTTGTTCATGCGCAAAGCAGATAAAGAACAAGGAAGAGCGCTACCGTTCACATACTTTGGCCAGTTAAAGCATCTTCAAAGTACAGGTTCTAAACCGATTAGTGTGACTTGGTCACTTCATTCTCCACTATCAATTGAACTGTTTAAGGAGTGGCAAACTCTTTCTTAA
- a CDS encoding class I SAM-dependent rRNA methyltransferase, which yields MPRELYPVVVKPEWIESIQSGYPALRKEMFEALHHVKEAGGLLHLMTEHKEYLATGYFGKQEKGVGWTLSMDEQKAIDVAFFKQLFEKALDKRNEFFEEYSEAFRIFNGAGDGIGGLTIDCYDHHYLITFENEGIYTFRPLILEALESLLNYRSIYEKRDFLVDLQPVKGDDFLKGERGDFPEVAQEYGVLYEYDLDAGMRTGFDIAQRELRRILLDSVERKTVLNLFSDTGTLTVTALYGEAARTTSVDFSTRSRNKTKDNLMLNSFTPEKQKILVQDAFDYIEQADKKTRFDVVLFHPPVQVNTRTRQFRTEQDLALWIQKVIHLTNRGGLLAITTDSPTLDASQLKKAVEQAFNKLRQKFEVVWEQPEQKDFPTPPSMPQLAPKSILVRRK from the coding sequence ATGCCCCGTGAACTTTATCCAGTTGTCGTCAAACCAGAATGGATTGAATCGATTCAAAGCGGGTATCCCGCGTTACGCAAGGAAATGTTCGAAGCTTTGCACCATGTCAAAGAGGCAGGCGGACTGCTTCATCTGATGACAGAACATAAAGAATACCTCGCGACCGGTTATTTTGGCAAGCAGGAAAAAGGTGTCGGTTGGACTCTCTCAATGGACGAGCAAAAAGCGATTGATGTCGCCTTCTTCAAACAACTTTTTGAAAAAGCGTTAGACAAACGAAATGAATTTTTTGAAGAGTATTCAGAAGCATTCCGTATCTTTAACGGTGCTGGGGATGGTATTGGTGGTTTGACGATCGACTGTTATGATCATCATTACCTCATTACATTCGAAAATGAAGGCATCTATACATTCCGCCCACTGATTCTTGAGGCTCTTGAATCACTACTGAATTATAGAAGCATTTATGAAAAACGAGATTTCCTCGTCGATCTTCAACCGGTCAAAGGCGACGACTTTTTGAAGGGGGAACGAGGCGATTTTCCTGAAGTCGCACAAGAATATGGTGTGTTGTATGAATATGACTTGGACGCTGGTATGCGGACTGGTTTTGACATCGCCCAACGTGAACTTCGCCGAATCCTTCTCGATTCCGTCGAACGAAAGACCGTGCTTAACCTCTTTTCCGATACAGGAACGCTGACAGTAACTGCCCTTTATGGTGAAGCTGCTCGAACGACAAGCGTTGATTTCTCGACACGTAGTCGAAATAAGACAAAAGATAATCTGATGTTGAATAGTTTTACTCCTGAGAAACAGAAGATTTTAGTTCAGGATGCGTTCGACTACATCGAACAAGCGGATAAAAAGACTCGTTTTGACGTTGTCTTGTTCCATCCGCCTGTACAAGTCAATACACGGACACGTCAGTTTCGGACCGAACAGGATCTCGCCCTTTGGATCCAAAAAGTCATTCATCTGACGAATCGCGGAGGACTGCTTGCGATTACGACAGATAGTCCTACTCTTGATGCGTCACAATTGAAAAAAGCTGTGGAGCAGGCTTTCAACAAATTGCGTCAAAAATTCGAAGTCGTGTGGGAGCAACCGGAGCAGAAAGATTTCCCGACTCCTCCTTCCATGCCACAACTCGCTCCAAAAAGCATTCTTGTTCGCCGTAAATGA
- a CDS encoding prohibitin family protein, whose product MREIKPKKKIRPSMIIAGVLVLALLATTPFIVEQIEPGQVGVVYTPSSGVKDETLSQGWHVVSPITRVTEYPIRTQTKALENMTLATKDGKNIVVDFTYSFSVSPDKVTKVFNKFGPIEIDEIAKGYLKQRLYDASREQISKVTVLELFGEKSGNVSTSIQTQFAEDVKDIGFIIEDVALSAPKPDEKTQEAIDARVKASQELDKKKTDLEIAKAEAERLRVEAKGAADARLIEAQGLAKAQKELQKTLTEEMIQYEAVKKWDGKSPLVSGSGSMVQLPIPDATTEEKN is encoded by the coding sequence ATGAGAGAAATCAAACCGAAGAAAAAAATTCGCCCATCGATGATCATCGCTGGTGTGCTCGTACTAGCGTTGCTTGCAACAACGCCGTTCATCGTTGAACAAATCGAACCTGGACAAGTTGGTGTCGTCTATACACCGTCAAGCGGTGTCAAAGATGAGACGTTATCGCAAGGCTGGCATGTTGTTTCACCGATCACACGAGTGACGGAGTATCCGATTCGGACACAGACAAAAGCACTTGAGAACATGACGCTTGCGACCAAGGACGGAAAGAACATCGTCGTTGACTTTACATACAGCTTCTCCGTCTCACCGGATAAGGTGACGAAAGTCTTCAATAAGTTCGGACCGATTGAAATCGATGAGATTGCAAAAGGGTATCTGAAACAACGTCTCTATGATGCATCGCGTGAGCAAATCTCGAAAGTTACTGTCCTTGAACTGTTCGGTGAAAAATCAGGGAATGTCTCGACGAGCATTCAGACGCAGTTTGCAGAAGACGTCAAGGACATCGGTTTTATCATCGAAGATGTCGCACTCAGTGCGCCGAAACCAGATGAAAAGACACAGGAAGCAATCGATGCGCGTGTCAAAGCGTCGCAGGAACTCGATAAAAAGAAAACGGATCTTGAAATCGCTAAAGCAGAAGCAGAGCGTCTTCGCGTAGAAGCGAAAGGAGCAGCAGATGCCCGTTTGATCGAAGCCCAAGGTTTAGCAAAAGCTCAAAAAGAACTACAGAAGACACTGACAGAAGAAATGATTCAATACGAAGCTGTCAAGAAATGGGACGGGAAGTCACCACTCGTCAGTGGATCGGGGAGTATGGTCCAACTACCGATTCCAGATGCTACAACAGAAGAAAAGAATTAA
- a CDS encoding OsmC family protein — MMKHHFHLTADWPGNRNDVGQIETGELKTKISIPDAMDGPGVGTNPDEMLLGAAATCYIITLAAMLERSHIPKVSLTMESEGIVDVTNGVFTYDAIIHRPTLLLPADLSDRDVEKAQRLAEKAEGSCMITRALAGNVKVSLEAVVERISN, encoded by the coding sequence ATCATGAAGCACCATTTTCATTTAACCGCAGACTGGCCGGGCAATCGCAATGATGTTGGTCAGATCGAGACGGGTGAACTAAAAACAAAAATCTCAATTCCGGACGCCATGGATGGTCCAGGAGTTGGTACGAATCCAGATGAGATGTTACTTGGGGCAGCTGCTACGTGCTACATCATCACGCTTGCCGCGATGCTTGAGCGTAGTCACATTCCAAAGGTTTCGTTAACGATGGAATCTGAAGGTATCGTCGATGTTACGAACGGTGTCTTCACTTACGACGCGATTATTCATCGCCCTACTCTCTTATTACCAGCCGATCTGTCGGATCGTGATGTAGAGAAGGCACAACGTCTCGCTGAAAAAGCGGAAGGTTCGTGTATGATTACGCGGGCACTAGCTGGTAATGTAAAAGTATCGCTTGAGGCTGTTGTGGAGCGAATCTCAAATTAA
- the mutT gene encoding 8-oxo-dGTP diphosphatase MutT → MKKHIQVVGAVIRNDHNEILCALRSSQMSLPNLWEFPGGKIELHETPSQSLVREINEELKCNIKVKQPIEKTTYEYDAIIVTLHTFEAEIVTGEPIAVEHAELRWVSVSDLDQLEWAPADIPAVEYIKKEFATP, encoded by the coding sequence ATGAAAAAACATATTCAAGTCGTAGGGGCTGTCATTCGCAATGATCATAATGAAATATTGTGTGCACTTCGTAGTAGCCAAATGTCATTGCCCAACTTATGGGAGTTTCCTGGGGGGAAAATTGAGCTACATGAAACGCCTTCACAGTCTTTAGTTCGCGAGATCAATGAAGAATTAAAATGTAACATTAAGGTCAAACAACCAATCGAAAAAACGACGTACGAGTACGATGCTATTATTGTTACACTGCATACGTTTGAAGCTGAAATCGTAACAGGAGAACCGATTGCCGTAGAACATGCAGAGCTTCGCTGGGTATCTGTTTCAGACCTTGATCAGCTTGAATGGGCCCCTGCTGATATTCCTGCAGTTGAGTACATTAAGAAAGAGTTTGCCACTCCTTAA
- the pepT gene encoding peptidase T yields MKQELIDRLTTYVKVDTQSNYESTTVPTTEGQWTLARLLVEELKTIGMEEVTVDDNGYVMATLPANTDADIPTIGFLAHLDTATDFTGTNVRPQLVEAYDGNPITLSEVPSVILSPTDFPALHNYVGHTLITTDGTTLLGADNKAGIAEIMTAMHHLISHPEIKHGRIRVAFTPDEEIGRGPHQFNVEAFDATYAYTVDGGPLGELEYESFNAAAAKIVFHGTNVHPGTAKDKMVNSQKHAMAFHDRLPGEESPEFTDGFEGFFHLISFDGSVEKTTLDYIIRDFDREAFEGRKHFLSALVDEWNKKYGAGSVEIDLHDQYYNMREKIEPHMHIIDIAHAAMESLDITPIIKPIRGGTDGSQLSYMGLPTPNIFTGGENYHGKFEFISVDNMVKATQVIITIAQGFEQASR; encoded by the coding sequence TTGAAACAAGAATTGATTGATCGTCTAACTACATACGTGAAAGTCGATACACAGTCGAACTATGAGAGTACAACTGTTCCAACAACTGAAGGGCAATGGACACTGGCTCGTTTGCTCGTAGAAGAATTAAAGACAATTGGCATGGAAGAGGTCACGGTCGATGACAATGGTTATGTCATGGCGACGTTACCCGCTAATACAGATGCAGACATTCCGACAATTGGTTTCCTTGCTCACCTGGATACGGCAACGGACTTTACAGGTACGAATGTCCGTCCGCAACTCGTGGAAGCATATGACGGAAATCCAATCACGTTAAGTGAAGTACCGTCCGTCATCCTGTCGCCAACTGATTTTCCGGCACTACACAACTATGTTGGTCATACCTTAATAACAACGGATGGTACGACATTACTCGGTGCCGATAATAAAGCCGGAATCGCAGAAATCATGACAGCAATGCATCATTTGATTTCACATCCAGAAATCAAACATGGTCGTATTCGTGTTGCCTTTACGCCAGATGAAGAAATCGGTCGTGGACCGCATCAATTCAATGTCGAAGCATTCGATGCCACGTATGCTTATACGGTCGACGGCGGTCCGCTAGGTGAACTCGAATACGAAAGCTTTAATGCGGCGGCGGCAAAAATCGTCTTCCACGGAACGAATGTTCATCCAGGAACAGCAAAAGATAAGATGGTTAATTCGCAGAAACATGCGATGGCATTCCACGATCGTCTTCCTGGAGAAGAGTCTCCTGAATTCACGGATGGTTTTGAAGGATTCTTCCACCTGATTTCCTTTGACGGTTCTGTCGAAAAAACGACGCTCGACTACATCATTCGTGATTTCGATCGTGAGGCGTTCGAAGGACGGAAACATTTCTTGTCTGCCCTTGTCGATGAGTGGAACAAAAAGTATGGCGCCGGCAGTGTCGAAATCGATTTACATGATCAGTACTACAACATGCGCGAAAAAATCGAACCCCACATGCACATCATTGATATCGCTCATGCAGCGATGGAGTCGCTTGACATCACACCAATTATTAAGCCAATTCGTGGTGGAACGGATGGATCACAACTTTCATACATGGGTCTTCCGACACCGAACATCTTTACCGGTGGCGAGAACTACCATGGCAAGTTTGAATTCATTTCGGTCGATAATATGGTCAAAGCAACACAAGTGATCATTACCATCGCTCAAGGATTTGAACAAGCTTCGCGCTAA